cgatcactctatcacagaaaaataagagttgtagaacttattgaaaactcaagacagccataacattatgtttttttacaagtgtatgtaaacttttgaccacaactgtatgtggaAATTATTTGCTACTATGCAGTTGAATGTCCTTCTTCTTTGGTGGGATTACTGGCTGCTGGCAAAATAATTGTCATAGCCCCAAAATCAGATAATCTTCATTACATTGCTCTATTGTTTGCATGCAATAACACATAAACGCAGGGCCATCCTGGACCTCAGGATTTATAGAACTGTTTGTTTCTCATACTGACTAAAACAGATATCACACATTATGAGGAGAACTAGTCAATCTGCTGCAAAATCGAAATGTTTTCCTCATAAAATAGAAATTTAACAATTACTTTATTGTTCATTTTAGAAAAGATCACGGACTTACTGGCTAAAGGAGTTGTGGATGAATTGACCAGACTCGTCTTGGTGAATGCCATCTACTTTAAGGGCAGCTGGGAAAAGAAGTTCAACTCCAATGGAACCAGAGAGGTTCCATTCAGGCTAAACAAGGTAACCAAGGGCCAAGCACCTCTAAAATGAATCACTTACTGATCAATCATATCATTACTTTCCAGCTGATATAACAAAGCCAATTACAGTTTTAAAGGCAGCAAGAAGAAGCCGCTCCTAAAAAAGTGACAAGTCTTGTTTGCACTTTGCTAAAACACACTTGGAAGTTTATTATGTCATGAAGCAAAAGGTTTTAGGctcagattttgtttttttaatttttggacTAAACtaaagcagatgacatgtctctccaaaccatcactgtccatcaataaattttacatttcatttggaaatcaagggagcagagtctggaggaagagtggagagacacacaaactgcttgaggtctagtgtgaagtttcttcaatcagtgatggtttggagagacatgtcatctgctggtgtggatccactgtgttctatcaagtgcaaaatcttacagcacttcatgcttttctctactgacaacttttatgaagatgcagatttcattttccagcaggacttggcacactgcccacactgccaaaagtaccaattggtcttaaataatatttactttttttggttttcattggctgaaagccataatcatcaacaataaaggaaataaacgcttaaaatagatcaccctgtgtgtaatacatttgtaataattctgtaatgaattactgacataaagtaacttttcaattctTTTTTAAGATGCGCCTGTATGTGAAATAATTGAAATATCTTACATAAATTAAACAGAACTAAAGTAAAACCactatttttaaacaatgttGACATGCATCATTGTTACTCACCACGAAATTTGACAAAACTCAAACAACTTTCCTCAAACTCAAGCAAAGTATTCCTCAGTCTAGCTGTGCAAAGCATATCCCAGCCGTCAGTTATATTTAACAGTTAGTTGTAATTAAAGTAAAAGTTGGCTCAACAAAGTAAAGATTACTTTAATTCTgagttgtgttttgtgttttatttcatgCAGAAAGACACTAAACCAGTGCAGATGATGAACCAGAAAGCCAAATTTCCCCTGGCCTTTATCCCTGATATGAACTGCCAGATTCTGGAAATGCCGTACGCAGGAAAAGATCTCAGCATGCTGATTATTCTTCCTACTGAGATGGCGGATGACACTACTGGTCTTGAGAAGGTAAAGTATAGAATTTCCTCAAGTTTGGCTAATATACAAGCCATACAACagaaatattttagaaataggGCTGGagaataatttaatatttgtgttaatcacaatagaaaatgttttaataacgTTGATATgatgtttaaatgcatttttgatGTTTCAGTATCGCTCTGATCCCACCTGCAGCTACATGCTGCTGTTCTGTCCAGAGTAAACATAAGACATAGaatacatatcatatcaaacagtaGGGCTTACCCTGCCTAACCAGTACAGTATCAGTCCAGCCATTAGTGTTGTGGCTTTGTTGGCTTCATAATAAGAGTCATGAGTAGAAAATatattactataatataatatatacaattattGATAAggaaaggtctcattccatcgtttttttttccatccattaaaaatgtgtagttgtggtctctagtatgaatcaatgccatgtgagctgtttttgtgataaaaaagtgctcaggtgtttctgtatagccctgctttagttcactgaatgaGTGGTCTCTGAATAAAGACAGGATGTtggctcttactcatgaatatttatacatattacctctgattggctaacagcatcgCAACAGAGAACACAACCTGCCTTCCTACCCCCCACAACCCCCCCAACAATCaattttgcagctctaaaactcaaaagacaaaaaaatgttttcagagatacagcctaagttgtaaagatatagcactgagtgcagCTGAAAGAAATGTTACCAATGCCACTGGGCCAGCGGAGTCTGCCCTCTGCGGCGCCGTTCACCCTtgcagcattgataacatttcttttgcAGTGTAGGCGGACGCTGGCCGCCGCAGCGATGCTCTCCATGCGGTCAAGCAGCTCTTCTGATCCCTGCAAGTTTGAAgcacagtttcatatgcagcatgcatatacagctcAGAGAGAAAAATTGTATTTCactaagaacaagaaaaagaggattttagcagaaaccctagtttttttttttgttttttttttttgtatttttttgttttattttattggatgTTAACGTAAAAACTTTTGATCAAAATGTAGTTAATGTACATCAAACATTTATACACTTCTGAAATTGATTTAGTGTTCTATAAGAAGTGCAATATTTACAGCAgtattgtagtctaaaaccaggtgtttcagtttcattgtccaacccctgtatattgtgaTACAAGTTTTGGCcattatacagtaatatttttcATTTCTCTCAGATTGAGAAAAATCTCACCTATGAGAACTTAATGGAGTGGACACGGCCTGATATGATGGACAATGTGGAGGTGCAGGTTTCCTTGCCCCGGTTCAAATTGGAAGATACCTATGACATGAAGGGGCTGTTGGTCAGCATGGGCATGGTGGACGCCTTTGACCGAGTCAAGTGTGATTTCTCACGCATGTCTCCATGTGATGATCTGGTGCTCTCCAAGGTGGTGCACAAATCCTTCGTGGAGGTGAACGAGGAAGGCACAGAGGCAGCAGCGGCGACTGCAGCCATCATGATGATGCGTTGTGCTATGCTTCCTCCAGAGAGGTTTGTGGCTGACCACCCGTTCCTCTTTTTCATCAGGCACAATGCAACTAAAAGCATTCTCTTCTGTGGACGATTCAGCTctccttaaaaaataaaagctcaccaaatggttttatcatctgtttgcttttttattatcaCTACTGGCTGTGTATACAGTGGTTACATGCAGCTCTGCTAAGGGATCATTAATCCAGCTGAAGGACTTACAGCTTGTCCTATAACGTGTTATGCCTTAATTATGTTATGCAATATAAAACTTCAAGAAATGCCTTATCTGGTTATATGGATTATATGGAGCAATTATATATctataatcattattttataccATGAAACCAAGCACTTGTGTTAAATAACCTGTTGgctattaaacaaataaacagaaacatgaTGGCAAATAGTTATGTTGTCTTTTCATTTCCGAAACACTGGAATCAAATTACCGGTAGTCATGAATTCTAAAAGTGTGGTAGTGTGAACTTGAGCAGATATAGAGTGAAGGGTCACTACAAGGACACTTAATAGACATTTCCAGGTGAGTTCCAgtgatttttctttcattttaaattatgcaaaaacagcaaaaaaaaaaaagtatttacattcacaaatgtaagaatttaattatattaaaataaattcattgAAAAATGGTTGTGGCTCCCACTAACTTACCCAGTCCTTCCTTCTCTAGCAGTCACCAATACCTAAGGCTTAAAAGCAGCATAAGGGTTTGGGCTGCAAAGCCACACAGGCAGTGCACATGCACCTGCTTTCAAAGCAAGCTGGAAGAGAAaaactactaataaaaaatatttaactaatattccagtgtgattttaatgAACTCttccatcttgggccagaacaaatacacattaaacaaaaagaagtctcctactttaaggaaaacctcaTGGCCAGACCTCTGGCGGGCTGATGTCAGCCACATCAGTTTCCTGGTTCAAGC
This genomic interval from Astyanax mexicanus isolate ESR-SI-001 chromosome 1, AstMex3_surface, whole genome shotgun sequence contains the following:
- the LOC103027725 gene encoding leukocyte elastase inhibitor isoform X11, which gives rise to MESLSVANTSFALDLFKKIREGNKQGNMFYSPLSISSALAMVSLGAAGNTEAQMSEVLGFNKRVKAKPAQAATVQHAQKAQTFQKAQLPEALQKKTLQFSKANDDVHTGFNKLMSQLNKAGAPYSLSLANRLYGEQTYQFVEKFLGDTKQHYSAELEAVDFKSNAEAARVKINKWVEKQTQEKITDLLAKGVVDELTRLVLVNAIYFKGSWEKKFNSNGTREVPFRLNKKDTKPVQMMNQKAKFPLAFIPDMNCQILEMPYAGKDLSMLIILPTEMADDTTGLEKIEKNLTYENLMEWTRPDMMDNVEVQVSLPRFKLEDTYDMKGLLVSMGMVDAFDRVKCDFSRMSPCDDLVLSKVVHKSFVEVNEEGTEAAAATAAIMMMRCAMLPPERFVADHPFLFFIRHNATKSILFCGRFSSP
- the LOC103027725 gene encoding leukocyte elastase inhibitor isoform X10, translated to MESLSVANTSFALDLFKKIRDGNKQGNLFYSPLSISSALAMVSLGAAGNTEAQMSEVLGFNKRVKAKPAQAATVQHAQKAQTFQKAQLPEALQKKTLQFSKANDDVHTGFNKLMSQLNKAGAPYSLSLANRLYGEQTYQFVEKFLGDTKQHYSAELEAVDFKSNAEAARVKINKWVEKQTQEKITDLLAKGVVDELTRLVLVNAIYFKGSWEKKFNSNGTREVPFRLNKKDTKPVQMMNQKAKFPLAFIPDMNCQILEMPYAGKDLSMLIILPTEMADDTTGLEKIEKNLTYENLMEWTRPDMMDNVEVQVSLPRFKLEDTYDMKGLLVSMGMVDAFDRVKCDFSRMSPCDDLVLSKVVHKSFVEVNEEGTEAAAATAAIMMMRCAMLPPERFVADHPFLFFIRHNATKSILFCGRFSSP
- the LOC103027725 gene encoding leukocyte elastase inhibitor isoform X12, which translates into the protein MESLSVANTSFALDLFKKIRDGNKQGNLFYSPLSISSALAMVSLGAAGNTEAQMSETLQFSKANDDVHTGFNKLMSQLNKAGAPYSLSLANRLYGEQTYQFVEKFLGDTKQHYSAELEAVDFKSNAEAARVKINKWVEKQTQEKITDLLAKGVVDELTRLVLVNAIYFKGSWEKKFNSNGTREVPFRLNKKDTKPVQMMNQKAKFPLAFIPDMNCQILEMPYAGKDLSMLIILPTEMADDTTGLEKIEKNLTYENLMEWTRPDMMDNVEVQVSLPRFKLEDTYDMKGLLVSMGMVDAFDRVKCDFSRMSPCDDLVLSKVVHKSFVEVNEEGTEAAAATAAIMMMRCAMLPPERFVADHPFLFFIRHNATKSILFCGRFSSP